The following coding sequences are from one Pelmatolapia mariae isolate MD_Pm_ZW linkage group LG4, Pm_UMD_F_2, whole genome shotgun sequence window:
- the slc25a39 gene encoding probable mitochondrial glutathione transporter SLC25A39 isoform X2 yields MGERGVSGPVAAISPVQQMLASGTGALVTSLFVTPLDVVKIRLQAQQTPFHQGKCFLYCNGLMDHIYVCQNGTSCTSWYKKPTQFSGTLDAFVKITRHEGLRSLWSGLPPTLVMAVPATVIYFTCYDQLRDFLRFGVGLQGSHVPLVAGGLARLGAVTVISPLELVRTKMQSRQLSYSELRTCIRSAVAQNGLLSLWRGWGPTVLRDVPFSALYWFNYEMVKARLCEQSEVPQANFSISFTAGAVSGAIAAILTLPFDVVKTRRQIQLGEMDTLGVSVKRTSSTWHIMKEIRAELGYRGLFAGFMPRVIKVAPACAVMISSYEFGKAFFQKMNLDQERLAL; encoded by the exons ATGGGTGAGCGAGGCGTCAGTGGTCCCGTGGCTGCGATCTCTCCAGTGCAGCAGATGCTGGCCTCTGGCACTGGAGCCCTCGTCACATCTCTGTTTG TCACGCCACTAGACGTTGTGAAGATCAGGCTGCAGGCTCAGCAGACACCGTTCCACCAAG GGAAGTGTTTCCTGTATTGTAATGGGCTGATGGATCACATCTATGTTTGTCAGAATGGAACCAGTTGCACCAGCTGGTACAAAAAGCCGACTCAGTTCAGCGGGACTCTT GATGCATTTGTGAAAATCACTCGCCATGAAGGTCTTCGGTCTCTGTGGAGCGGGCTACCACCAACTTT GGTGATGGCAGTACCTGCCACTGTCATTTACTTCACCTGCTACGACCAGTTGCGGGACTTCCTGAGATTCGGTGTGGGTCTTCAGGGCAGTCATGTCCCTCTTGTTGCTGGGGGTCTTGCCAGAT TGGGAGCCGTGACAGTGATTAGCCCACTGGAACTGGTCAGGACCAAGATGCAGTCCCGTCAGCTGTCCTACAGCGAGCTGCGGACATGTATCCGCTCTGCTGTGGCCCAGAATGGACTTCTGTCCCTGTGGAGGGGCTGGGGACCCACCGTTCTCAGAGATGTACCCTTTTCAG CTTTGTACTGGTTTAACTATGAAATGGTGAAGGCCcggctttgtgaacagtctgaaGTTCCTCAGGCCAACTTCTCTATCAGCTTTACTGCAGGAGCTGTTTCTGGAGCA ATCGCTGCAATCCTGACGCTGCCCTTCGATGTTGTGAAGACTCGCAGACAGATCCAGCTGGGAGAGATGGACACTTTGGGAG TTTCTGTGAAGAGAACGTCATCCACCTGGCACATCATGAAGGAAATACGGGCCGAGTTGGGCTACAGGGGCCTTTTTGCAG GTTTCATGCCCAGGGTGATCAAAGTGGCCCCAGCCTGCGCTGTTATGATAAGCAGCTATGAGTTTGGAAAGGCCTTCTTCCAAAAGATGAACCTTGATCAAGAGCGGCTGGCATTGTGA
- the rpl3 gene encoding 60S ribosomal protein L3, whose product MSHRKFSAPRHGSLGFLPRKRSRRHRGKVKSFPKDDPSKPVHLTAFLGYKAGMTHIVREVDRPGSKVNKKEVVEAVTIVETPPMMVVGVVGYVNTPRGLRSFKTVFAEHMSDECKRRFYKNWYKSKKKAFTKYCKKWQDEEGKKQLEKDFAAMKKYCQVIRVICHTQMRMLPLRQKKAHLMEVQVNGGTISDKVDWAREKLEQAVLVNTVFGQDEMIDIIGVTKGHGYKGVTSRWHTKKLPRKTHRGLRKVACIGAWHPARVAFSVARAGQKGYHHRTEINKKIYKIGQGYHQKDGKLVKNNASTEYDLSNKSINPMGGFVHYGEVRNDFVMLKGCVVGTKKRVLTLRKSLLVQTSRRALEKIDLKFIDTTSKFGHGRFQTVEEKKVFMGPLKKDRIAKEETA is encoded by the exons ATG TCCCACCGTAAGTTTTCGGCTCCGCGACACGGATCCCTGGGCTTTCTGCCCCGCAAGAGGAGCCGTCGTCACCGCGGTAAGGTCAAGAGCTTCCCCAAGGATGACCCCAGCAAGCCCGTTCACCTGACTGCCTTCCTGGGCTACAAGGCCGGCATGACTCACATTGTCCGGGAGGTGGACAGACCTGGCTCAA AGGTGAACAAGAAGGAAGTGGTTGAGGCAGTGACCATTGTGGAGACTCCTCCCATGATGGTGGTTGGTGTTGTGGGTTACGTCAACACGCCCCGTGGTCTGCGCTCCTTCAAGACAGTCTTCGCCGAGCACATGAGTGACGAGTGCAAGCGTCGCTTCTACAAGAACTG GTACAAGTCCAAGAAGAAGGCTTTCACTAAATACTGCAAGAAATGGCAGGATGAGGAGGGCAAGAAGCAGCTGGAGAAAGACTTTGCTGCCATGAAGAAATACTGCCAGGTCATCCGCGTCATTTGCCACACACAG ATGCGTATGCTGCCCCTGAGGCAGAAGAAAGCTCATCTCATGGAGGTGCAGGTGAACGGAGGCACCATCTCTGATAAGGTGGACTGGGCCCGTGAGAAGTTGGAGCAGGCTGTGCTTGTCAACACAGTTTTCGGCCAGGACGAAATGATCGACATCATTGGTGTCACTAAGGGTCACGGATACAAGG GTGTCACCAGCCGTTGGCACACAAAGAAGCTGCCTCGTAAAACCCATCGTGGTCTGCGTAAGGTGGCCTGTATCGGTGCCTGGCATCCTGCCCGTGTGGCCTTCTCTGTGGCCCGTGCTGGTCAGAAGGGTTACCATCACCGCACAGAGATCAACAAGAAGATCTACAAGATTGGTCAGGGCTACCACCAGAAGGATGGAAAGTTGGTGAAGAACAACGCCTCCACAGAGTACGATCTGTCCAACAAGAGCATCAACCCCATG GGTGGATTTGTCCATTACGGAGAAGTGAGGAATGACTTTGTCATGTTGAAGGGCTGTGTTGTGGGGACCAAGAAGAGGGTGCTGACTCTGCGCAAG TCTCTGCTGGTGCAGACAAGCCGTCGTGCCCTGGAGAAGATCGACCTCAAGTTTATCGACACCACCTCCAAGTTCGGTCATGGTCGCTTCCAGACCGTGGaggaaaagaaagttttcatg GGACCCCTCAAGAAAGACCGCATTGCCAAGGAAGAGACTGCTTGA
- the slc25a39 gene encoding probable mitochondrial glutathione transporter SLC25A39 isoform X1 gives MGERGVSGPVAAISPVQQMLASGTGALVTSLFVTPLDVVKIRLQAQQTPFHQASASFSAPWDGVSRHSKWKCFLYCNGLMDHIYVCQNGTSCTSWYKKPTQFSGTLDAFVKITRHEGLRSLWSGLPPTLVMAVPATVIYFTCYDQLRDFLRFGVGLQGSHVPLVAGGLARLGAVTVISPLELVRTKMQSRQLSYSELRTCIRSAVAQNGLLSLWRGWGPTVLRDVPFSALYWFNYEMVKARLCEQSEVPQANFSISFTAGAVSGAIAAILTLPFDVVKTRRQIQLGEMDTLGVSVKRTSSTWHIMKEIRAELGYRGLFAGFMPRVIKVAPACAVMISSYEFGKAFFQKMNLDQERLAL, from the exons ATGGGTGAGCGAGGCGTCAGTGGTCCCGTGGCTGCGATCTCTCCAGTGCAGCAGATGCTGGCCTCTGGCACTGGAGCCCTCGTCACATCTCTGTTTG TCACGCCACTAGACGTTGTGAAGATCAGGCTGCAGGCTCAGCAGACACCGTTCCACCAAG CTTCAGCGTCTTTTTCTGCTCCGTGGGATGGTGTCTCACGTCATTCCAAGT GGAAGTGTTTCCTGTATTGTAATGGGCTGATGGATCACATCTATGTTTGTCAGAATGGAACCAGTTGCACCAGCTGGTACAAAAAGCCGACTCAGTTCAGCGGGACTCTT GATGCATTTGTGAAAATCACTCGCCATGAAGGTCTTCGGTCTCTGTGGAGCGGGCTACCACCAACTTT GGTGATGGCAGTACCTGCCACTGTCATTTACTTCACCTGCTACGACCAGTTGCGGGACTTCCTGAGATTCGGTGTGGGTCTTCAGGGCAGTCATGTCCCTCTTGTTGCTGGGGGTCTTGCCAGAT TGGGAGCCGTGACAGTGATTAGCCCACTGGAACTGGTCAGGACCAAGATGCAGTCCCGTCAGCTGTCCTACAGCGAGCTGCGGACATGTATCCGCTCTGCTGTGGCCCAGAATGGACTTCTGTCCCTGTGGAGGGGCTGGGGACCCACCGTTCTCAGAGATGTACCCTTTTCAG CTTTGTACTGGTTTAACTATGAAATGGTGAAGGCCcggctttgtgaacagtctgaaGTTCCTCAGGCCAACTTCTCTATCAGCTTTACTGCAGGAGCTGTTTCTGGAGCA ATCGCTGCAATCCTGACGCTGCCCTTCGATGTTGTGAAGACTCGCAGACAGATCCAGCTGGGAGAGATGGACACTTTGGGAG TTTCTGTGAAGAGAACGTCATCCACCTGGCACATCATGAAGGAAATACGGGCCGAGTTGGGCTACAGGGGCCTTTTTGCAG GTTTCATGCCCAGGGTGATCAAAGTGGCCCCAGCCTGCGCTGTTATGATAAGCAGCTATGAGTTTGGAAAGGCCTTCTTCCAAAAGATGAACCTTGATCAAGAGCGGCTGGCATTGTGA